A single genomic interval of Eleutherodactylus coqui strain aEleCoq1 chromosome 3, aEleCoq1.hap1, whole genome shotgun sequence harbors:
- the LOC136621348 gene encoding solute carrier family 26 member 6-like, giving the protein MMTEDKKCAVHRQCYPAEQQVVSEADLDRIAPRTSVVRPPLWRRFTSQIRCSQATARSLLLKYIPVLRWLPRYPIKDWILGDLISGFSVGIIQLPQGLAYSLLAGLPPVFGLYTSFYPVFIYFLLGTSRHISVGTFAVVCVMISSVTESLAPNENFMLDNSTYIDTTARDVMRVELSMALAFLVGLFQIALGVIQFGFVVTYLSDPLISGYTTASAVHVLVSQLKYLFGIRISQKTQPLSLVYTIIKICSKMAETNIGTLVTSIVAIIVLLLMKFLNEKFASKLVIPIPIELIMLIVSTGISYGVGLYNKFGIESVGHIPVGLKVPMLPDFSLLADIVGNAFTIAVVGYAITISLGKVFASKHGYKVDSNQELIAIGFSNLIGSFFQCFAISASVSRSLVQESTGGNSQVASAIASFVIFIIILRAGELFQDLPKAILASVIIVNLKGMFKQFSEVKVLWKSNKVDLITWLVTFAATILFNMDIGLAISVAFSLLTIIFRTQLSNYSILGQVYETNVYRDVARCHQAKEIPKIKIFHSSSTVYYANADQYLESLYRKCGVDVEKLIEKKRKAIKKKEKRELKAMKKAKMENEPSKEVQMKGHDNFAFDRLELGKLDYEIEENKEQDMTGAIIVVPGHVENEEGGENSVLRLLGLEKPHFHSLILDFSSVNFVDTVCVKVLRKIFKNFAEIEVDVYLAGCNATVIKGLEDGNLFNEDITKSQVFPSIHEAVTYLTTYQDHISIHESTGSPDTRL; this is encoded by the exons ATGATGACAGAGGACAAGAAGTGCGCTGTGCACAGGCAATGTTACCCTGCGGAGCAGCAGGTCGTAAGTGAAGCCGACCTGGATCGAATAGCTCCAAGGACCAGTGTTGTAAGACCACCACTCTGGAGAAGATTCACGAGCCAAATACG ATGTTCTCAAGCCACAGCCAGGTCCTTGCTGCTGAAGTACATCCCTGTCCTGCGGTGGCTTCCGCGATATCCGATCAAGGACTGGATATTGGGGGACCTTATTTCTGGATTCAGCGTTGGGATCATTCAGTTACCGCAGG GTTTGGCGTACTCGCTCCTGGCTGGCCTGCCCCCCGTCTTTGGCCTGTATACATCCTTCTATCCTGTATTTATATACTTCCTCCTGGGCACCTCTAGACATATATCTGTAG GTACATTTGCGGTAGTGTGCGTCATGATCAGCAGTGTGACAGAGTCTCTTGCGCCCAATGAAAATTTTATGCTTGACAATTCAACTTATATAGACACAACTGCCAGAGACGTGATGAGGGTGGAACTCTCTATGGCTCTGGCTTTTCTTGTAGGACTGTTTCAG ATAGCTCTGGGTGTCATTCAGTTTGGGTTTGTAGTCACCTATCTCTCGGACCCATTAATAAGCGGCTATACCACAGCGTCTGCTGTCCATGTGTTAGTGTCACAACTGAAATACCTATTTGGCATTCGCATAAGCCAGAAGACCCAGCCATTATCATTAGTCTAT ACCATCATTAAGATTTGCTCAAAAATGGCAGAAACAAACATCGGCACTTTGGTCACCAGTATCGTCGCAATCATCGTTCTCCTGCTGATGAAATTCTTGAATGAGAAGTTTGCTTCCAAACTTGTGATTCCAATTCCAATTGAACTGATCATG CTCATTGTCTCCACTGGAATATCGTACGGTGTTGGACTATATAACAAGTTCGGGATTGAGAGTGTCGGACACATCCCTGTTGG CCTGAAGGTCCCGATGTTACCCGACTTCAGCTTGTTAGCAGATATTGTTGGAAACGCCTTCACCATTGCGGTGGTAGGCTACGCCATAACCATTTCTTTGGGGAAAGTATTTGCCTCTAAGCACGGTTACAAAGTGGACAGCAACCAG GAGCTCATTGCAATCGGCTTCAGTAATCTTATTGGCAGCTTTTTCCAGTGTTTTGCCATTAGCGCCTCTGTGTCCAGATCTCTGGTTCAAGAAAGTACCGGAGGAAACAGCCAG GTGGCCAGTGCTATAGCTTCTTTCGTCATCTTCATCATCATATTGCGAGCAGGGGAACTTTTTCAAGACTTGCCAAAG GCCATTCTTGCTTCCGTCATTATAGTCAATCTGAAGGGGATGTTTAAACAGTTCTCAGAAGTCAAAGTCTTATGGAAAAGCAACAAAGTTGATCTG ATTACATGGTTGGTGACATTCGCTGCCACAATTCTGTTCAATATGGACATTGGACTGGCAATCTCTGTTGCATTTTCCTTGCTGACCATTATTTTCAGGACACAGTT ATCGAATTACTCCATTCTTGGCCAGGTGTATGAAACCAATGTTTACAGAGATGTGGCCAGGTGTCATCAG GCTAAGGAGATACCAAAGATAAAAATCTTCCACTCTTCCTCCACGGTCTATTATGCCAATGCAGATCAGTATCTAGAAAGCCTCTACCGGAAG TGCGGGGTAGATGTGGAGAAGCTGATCGAGAAGAAGAGGAAAGCcataaagaaaaaagagaaaagggaGCTTAAAGCAATGAAAAAAGCAAAGATGGAGAATGAGCCCAGCAAGGAGGTGCAG ATGAAGGGACATGACAACTTCGCCTTTGACCGCCTTGAACTTGGAAAACTTGACTATGAGATAGAAGAG AACAAGGAGCAGGATATGACGGGTGCCATCATAGTAGTACCAGGCCATGTGGAAAATGAGGAGGGTGGTGAAAACAGTGTCCTTCGGTTGCTCGGTCTGGAGAAGCCACATTTCCATTCGTTAATACTGGATTTCTCTTCGGTGAATTTTGTAGATACGGTCTGCGTCAAAGTTTTAAGAAAA